Part of the Tamandua tetradactyla isolate mTamTet1 chromosome 11, mTamTet1.pri, whole genome shotgun sequence genome, CTTGTGATGATTCCTGTGTGGGAAATCCACCCTCACCTTAGCCATGGCTCCATAAACTGTGCATATTTACttcctctcctcttccacttGTATGGTTGACCTGATCTCATTCCCAGCTATCTTAAGTGGGTTCTTGAGCTCTTCACTATTGACCATGCCTGTGATCAGCCCGTACCTGCGATTGGGTTACTGTGGGAGAGGGAGTATATCCCATGCTTGTTTCAGGGGACCTTTGTCCATGACTTATCTTTAATAAGCAAATGAGGGAACACTTTCTGGCTTTCTCTTCTTGCTCTGCTGAAAACAAGAAGACATGAACAACAGTGGTTTGAGAGCCTGCTTTGTACCTCGGATTATGTTCTGTCCTTCAAATCCATCACTTTTTCTCTCTAACAGTCCTATTAAGGAAAGGAAAGTACTTTCACTGGAGAAATGGTTTTCATTTACAGTTCCCCACAGTTCTGGGAGGGGGAGATGCCTGCTAAGGGTCGCCTTTGTTGGCATACCTGAAAGATGGGTCTAAGGATACAAATcatagaaaggaaaagggaggatAACCTACATTTCTCTTTGTGAGAAAATGAATGGGTAGCGAAGCGAGTCAGAAGACCTGCGAAATGGATGAGAAAAGTGTCGCTGGATGAGAAAAAGGCAAGATGAGTAGCTGGCAGCTGATGAGGACATCGGGGACACAGAGAGCCCAGTACCTGCCAGAGAAATTTGGAAAAACAACAAGGATATAAATGGGAATTTTGTTTAGCTGCCCAAGAATGCCTGATGTAAACCCCCTTCCTCTGACCTCCCTTGATATTCTCAATaaaactctgattttttttccccaatgtgtTGTTTTAGGGGGATGCATAAGCTCATTGAGCCTGCTTCGAGGGAGGCAGAGATATCAGGTGGAGCCAAGAAGTCTCCTTAGGGTTACAcccccattttttaaataaggaaatgtcATCCAGTGACCTTcacaacttgcccaaggtcacaaatgCAGTAGGATGATGGTTGGGTGAGCCCTTTGTGGACAGTGAATCTCCGATTTAGGGGACACTTTGCAGTCACTGAGGGGACTGGTTAAGATAAGGGATTCTGGGCTCTGCCCCAGAGTTCAGGAAGTCTAGGTCAGCtggagaatctgcatttctagcaagctTCTGGTGAGGTTGCTGCTGCTGGCCTGGGGACCACTCCTTGGGGTCCACTTCTTTACAGAATCTACATTTTAGCTAAAAAGGTAAAGCCATACTTATGAGTTGGAGTCACAAGGCTTCTCTACATCATTctatgactctctctctctcctccccacctctggctctctttcttgccttcctttttctttccttctttctttctttttttcttattatgctggtgttctggtttgctagctgctggaatgcaacacaccagagacggattggcttttaataaaaggggatttattttgttggttcttcagaggaaaggcagctaactttccactgaggttctttcttatgtggaaggcacaagatggtctctgctgatcttctctccaggcccctgggttccaacagctttccccggggagacttcttcctgcatctccaaaggcctgggctgagctgcgagtgctgagatgaggaatgcagagctgcttagctgtgctacattgcgttctctcatttaagcaccagccaattaagtcaaacatcactcattgcagcagacacgcctcctagctgactgcagatgtaattagcaacagatgaggtttacgtaccattggcttatgtccgcagcaacaagactaggtatgctcacctggccaagttgacaactgaatctaactaacacagctggTAACAGTTCCagtgttttgtttactttttattatatatattctttaaaaatttagcttcccatttttaaacatttatcattAACTGGatatagtcttttaaaaaaataactttattgagatataattcacacgtGATTCATAGAATTcacaattcatccatttaaagcatataattaaaaatgtttaaaatgtaatcACAAatatgtgccaccatcaccagtCAGTTTTAGGATATTTTCAGTACCTCCAGAGGAAACCTTGTACTCTTTAGCCATCACTTTCCTTTTCTCACCTTCTCCCACTTTAGCTCCCCCATGACTGGAAACAACTACTACTTTTGATTCTATCTCTATAGGTTTGACTAATCACGACATTTCATAGAAGTAGATTCATATGATTAGTGGTCTTTTGGGCTGGTTtcattcacttagcataattattTGAGATTGTTCTATATTGCAGCATGTTTCAtaagttcattcctttatatgaaCAAATAATATTACACTGTAGGGATAGACCACTATTTATCccttcattagttgatggacacttggggtgTTTTCCGctttgggcaattatgaataatgctgctatgagcatttcTGTACACTTTGTTGCATGAACATATAATTTCATTGCTCTTGACAATATACCTATGAGTGGTGCTGCTGGGTTGTGTGGTAggtttatattttatagtttcaaaaacatccagattgttttccaaagtggctgcacccttttgcattcccaccagcagtgcatgagggttcaaatttctccacatcttctccaagtCTTGTTattgtctgggcatctgattctAGCCATGCTACTAGGTGTGAAGTATTAACTCACAgtacttttgatttgcatttccctgatgaatgATGACAGGTATGTTATTAAGTGATTGATATTCAATGGATCTTTTAACTCACAAAATAGACAGGATTATTAGTTGCATTTtgaagatggggaaactgagataaAGGTGTTAAGTCAGTTTGCTATAGGACTTGCACAAGAATTGTACCTTTTCTTTAAGTTGGAGCTGGGAGTCAGAAACACACATTTCTCAAGGGCTGTGGGAAGGGACGTCACACTGTACCAAGAAGGGGAGAAGTCCTGGattggaaagaagaaacaaatttaaTTGTCACCCAAAAAATGAGGAAGCTATTCTCAGGGGTTAATAAGAAACTCAGTGAAAAAGAGTTTGGGGAGACATGTCCTAAACTGAACAGAATTGGCTGTAGTTTATGTGTTTGGATTTGTTAAATGCATTAATATGGGAAGgagtgtcatttaaaaatattgtgttgCTTTGTTCTAAAGTGTTCTGAgcccttttgtttttattaatttttaaattttttttaattccaaaaacacccaatgcaaacattcgtaattttttatcattccgttctacatacataatcaataattcacaatatcatcacatagttgcatattcatcatcatgatcatttcttggaacatttcatctattcagaaaaagaaatgaaaagaaaagagaaaaaaactcatacataccatactccccacccctccccctcaccgatcaccagcatttcactctaaattaattttaacatttgttccccctattatttatctttattccatatgttttattcatctgttgacaaggtagataaaaggagcatcagacactaggttttcgcaatcacacagtcacattgtgaaagctatatcattatacaatcatcttcaagaaacatggccactggaacacagctccacattttcaggcagttccctccagcctctccattacatcttgaataacaaggtgatatctatttaatgcgtaagaataacctccaggataacctcttgactctgtttggaatctttcagccattgacacttattttgcctcatttcactcttcccccttttggtcgagaaggttttctcaatcccctgatgccgagtctcagctctgATCCCTTTTTAAAGCTAGGTTTCTGAGTTATATTGAGAAGACCCAGGTAGATAATCCGCAGCATTTGAGGAGCACACCTTCCCTCCCCTATATAATGTGGAGTCCCAACTGCAGTGAAAGCTGCAGTCCTTCCTGGAGCAGTCATGCTTGAGGAAATGTACAAGTACCCAGGACAAGCCATTCCTCCAAAGCTAGTGGTGGATCTGGAGACATCTTGGAATATATTGGTTGTCCTGGGAAGATGTAAGAATCAGACTGCATTTGAAAGAGCTGATGACGAAGGTTTGAGACATGGCTCCTTGGTTATATCCTggggtcttctgtgatttattgtGATTCTGTGGTGGACTGAATTGTGGAGTCAGTTTGGACACATACTGGTAGGTGTGGACGCATCATAAATAAGATTTCCCCAAGTTGTAACTTCcgttaaggtgtagcccaacgAAGTCAGGTGAGGTTTTAATTCAGAGTGAAAAGTGGAGTGAAAGTTAAGTGGAGAGAAAAGCCCAGGGGAGGAGCCAAAAactagaagtcagtggaacccgtAGGAGAAAGAAGAGCACGTTGCCATGTGATGAAAAAACCAAGAATTCCAAAGATTTCCAGCCAGCTGGTAGGACACAAGAAGAAACAAGCTTTTTAGCCTCTGAAgttatgagccaataaattcctgttattaaccCAACCCATTGTATCACCACCACCTCTTTCGTCTTGTGTGTCTCCACTCCTCTTCCTATAAGGACACCAATCACAATTAGAGCTCTGCCCTACTCCAATATAACCTCACCTTAGCAAATTCCTTCTGCAGGAACCTGTTTCCCAATAAAGCCACATTCTCTGCAAGTCAGGACTTCAACATAAACATTTTGGGGAACAAATTCAACCACAGCAGGGTCTGTCCTAGGCATTTTAGGACAGTTAGCAGCATCCTTGGTCTCCACCCACTAGAAGCCAGCAGACATCTTCCCCCTCTCTCCACCCCGAGTTCTGACAATCAAGAATATCTCCAGAAGTTGCTGAATATCCCCTGAGGGTCCCACTGAGAATCACTGGAATACAGCAATGAAGAAACACCTGGCTGACACGTTCCAATTTTCAGCAGTCTCTCCCTTTTTGGTGGCCCTTAGCACTGGTCCATATCTCGGTTATTGCCATTATATTTCTTTGTATCACTGCACCAACCATCATGCAAACAACTCAAAGTCAAAGAATATCAGTGCTGGCTCTCTTCCCAAAACCTAGCACAGGATTTGGCACATGGAAGGTTacagataattatttttaaaatgtcaaaaaaagtcTGACATTTATTGGGTACTTCCTTTATACCAATCACTGTCAATTGCTGATCACAGATGATGTTTAGGCTAACAGTACTCTAAGAAGTGGATACTTTATTATTAAACCCATTTTAATGATGGGAAGccaaagctgagagagagaatgttATTTATACAAGGTCACTTTGCCCCTTCTTATAACCACTGCCCAGACTCTCCACAGCTCAGAACATCTTTCTGTATCTCTTGAGAGAACTTATCTCCCTTCCCATCAACTGTTACGTGGTTATGGGGCATGGGGACCACCCATGAATGCTAGAAGTTATAAGCAGCAAGCAATTCCTAGAGAAGGGGATTCTGGGAAAAATACCCTTCATGATGCTCAGCTGGGTTACAAGGTCCCCCAGTGGTGCCAACTGCTGGACAACACCCCTCTCCTGAGGCCCCACACCTTCGGCCCCCTGGGCTAcccaaatatacaagtcaaagattCAAAGATCCAAACCCTCATTTCCCCACCTCAGACCTCCCCTTTTGATTCCAAACTCATCAAGAACTACTTGAAAGTACGGTTTCATCCTAAAGGTTGTTTATTGTAGGAATCCTcatgacaaggggtggattgaTAGGATTTGCAATCAGGATACCTCAAGTGAAAACACAGTTCTACAAGTTGTTTGATCTTGGATGAGCCATGCAACCatttcagcctcagtttctcttctgtaaaatggggagatgATTATATCTTCCCTAATTTCCTGACGTGAGGCTGTAATGAGCGCACTCATTACATGAGAAGTGATGCATGAGTACATGAGAAGTGATAGGAAAACATGCATGGATCTGAAAGGAGGGTACTGCTCTGGATTTCACTGTCTTCCCTGAAATGGTGTCCCATAACCTTCGAGTTATGGGAACAGGGGATGTTTTTTACACCCCCAGTTTAGGAAGAAGGACTGAACTCACCCTTTAGAATGAATGATGTGTAGTTTACTATTCAACTAAAGACAAAAATACATGTGTTCAATAAGTTATAAATACCATGTAGTATGGCCAAATTAAAGCCCTCCTTATTGAGAAATGGGTGACCAGTAAGCCAGTGTGACAGTGGGTACATCTTCATCTGCTCTCTGCTTTTTCCATCATGCTTCAGCAAAGAGGTCCCCGGGCCTCCAAGGGTCTCGTCTCTCTGTAACACAGTAGCTGATTCCTCATGGAGGGCCTTTTTCCTTCACTAACTAGAGAAACTTCTCTGTCTCTCAGCAGCCTGTCACAAACCATATGACTACTGCTGTTGTGAACTGCTATTGCACACATCTCTGCAAAGCCAAAATGTAGGAGGCTTTACTCTCCTTTGCTGTCATCTTTTTGttctctaaatttttattttgaagtaactTTATTCACGTAtccaaataatacaaaacccatgcaGAGAATTCCAATATACCCCCATATACCCAGATCCatcaatattaacattttaccacatttgccaCATCATTCTATCTTTCTCTCTAACCatctatattagctagggttctctagagaaacagaatcagtaggagataactgtaaatataaaatttataaaagtgccacatgtaactgtggggatgtagagtcctaggtctgtagggcaggctgtgagctggcaggtccagtgaaggtcctcaacgaactctggggagaggctggctggctgaagcaggaaaaagtGATTgcctcttctaaatcctccttaaaagccttcaggtgattagattaagtgtcattcattgtagaagacactccctcagctgtggatgcagctaacgtagtcatgatttaagtccacgaaatgtcctcatagcaacagacaggtcaaaGCTTGCCCGACTAGACAACTGGGCTCTACCAcatggtcaagttgacacatgaacctgaccatgacagcacccatcatttatatatcttctatCTATATAATCTGACTATCTAAATGTTCTAAATCTTTCAGAGTAAGTTGTATGcattatgctccttgaacatataatacttccaagtacatttcctaagaaaaggACACTCACTTATGTAaacaccttaagtgcagttatcaagttcaagcaatCTGACACTGATGTAAAGCTTACACTCCataatacaattttatatatGTCCCTATAATGTCtctttgagctttttctccttcACTATTAGATCTCCTATAGAATCATGTATTTACTTGCCACTatttacttgttcttttttttaaattgtggaaacaaatatacaacataaactaccCATCTCAGCTACCCCCAAGCTTGCCTATAGTGGGATTACCTACATTTTGCCACAgtcttttatattcttataaaatCCATGCTATAGCTACCTGCTGTTAAACAGCAGAGAGTGAGAGTGTGAtgactttcttctctctttgaagGATGACTTTGTGCTTGTAAGAGTAATTAGACACccacactcaaacacacacatacatgcacacatgtgtcTGACtttgaaaggaggagaaaaaaattccagaTTTGGTGCTACACGACACAGTACACTGCAGTGCATGAAAATATGAAATCTGGTTTTCTCTGTGTCATCATTTCACACAGTGCCTCAACCCCAATGCACACCTGATGGTATTTAATCATTTTCTGTGTAAAATTTGTATGCTATCTACAAGGGTCATGGTAAAAGCATAATGCATAAGGCAAATGTAAGTCATTGCAGAGTTATGGAATGTCATCACTAATGGTAAAATCTGGCAATTTCATTTAGCTGAGCACAGAGAAATGTCATGACTTCTCTGAGCAGAGTTTGCTGAGGAAGGTCTTTCTCATGGCGATCTTCAGCTCCTTGTTCCTGAGACTGAAGATGATGGGGCTAAGGAAGGGCGTGAGGACTGTGTAGGTGGTGCCCATAAGGGTGTCACCTTCCATGGACTGGGGGCCCTTGGGCTTGACATAGATGAAAGAGGCAAAGCTGTAGTGCACGACGACCACGGTGAGGTGGGAcgcacaggtggagaaggctttacGCCGACCCTCAGCAGATGGGATCCTCACGATAGTGGTCACGATGAAGGCATAGGAGAGGAGGATGAGGATGAAGCAGCCCAGTAGGACTGTGATGCACATCAGACCCATGCCCATGGCCACGACTGGCACATCGTCCCCACAGGCCAACTTCAGGAGAGGGAGCACGTGGCATGCAAAATGGTGGACCTCATGGGGCCCACAGAAGGTGAGGTGGAAAACGGACGTGGTCACCATCAGCCCCAAGACTGAGCCTCCCGCCCAAGACCAGGCCGCCAGGCAGGCACAGACTCTGGGGCTCATGAGCACATGGTAGTGCAGGGGGTGGCAGATGGCCACGTAGCGGTCATAGCCCATGACAGTGAGCAGGAAGGAGTGGGTGAAGCCAAATGTGAAGGCAAAAAACATCTGGCTGGCACAGGCCAGGAAGGCGATGGAGTGCCGTGAGGAGAGCAGGTCGGCCAGCATGCGCGGGATGATGGTGAAGGTGTAGAGGACCTCAGAGATGGACAGGGCACAGAGGAAGAGGTACATGGGCGTGTGGAGGCTGCGCTCACTCCAGATGGTGACCACGATGAGCAGGTTGCCCAGCAGCGTGAACAGGTACATCAGcaggaagagcaggaagaaggCAGGCAGCAGCTGCCACGGGAAGGTGGAGAAGCCGACGAGGGTGAACTCAGGCAATGCAGAGCGATTGGCCCCCTGCATGGGGTCTGTGCCTGAGAGGAGGCGGGACAGGGAGAGGTCAGCCTCTGCATGGGGGAAGCTCATCAGCTCCCACCATCCCAGGACCATAGAAGGGCTGCTGCTGAAAAATGATGACCTCTAGCACTCATTGAGCTCCCTCTTTCTGCCTCTTGTAATTTAATTCTCTCATCAACCTAGAGAGGAAGATGCATTTGTTtttagcaaaaggaaagaaaaaaagatgaagcaAATATGTCAAAACACCAAGAACTGTTAAATAGAGCTGATATATTGCATAAGCATTTGTTatgttctttctacttttctttgtTTCAAAATTCCTGTAAGATATagtaaaacataaaaagataAGAAACTTCGGATCCCGtagtttattttttgtgtgttttttgaagatttacagaaaaaaattctagaatgtCTGGAGTTCCCATGAGATACCACAACCCTCATTCACATTTTCCCCCAATTATTGACTTAATGTCTTGtctcagtgtttcagtttgctgaagctgttgagatgtatataccagaaatgaacaggTTTCTAACAACAGGGATTAATTTGCTTACTATTAATACTTCTaggcatgaaaatgttcaaattatggCATCAAGAAGacgatatcttctctgaagaaaggctgctgccaTTGAGGGTTCCTCGGTCAGGTAGCAAGATACATGACCAGTGTCTGCCAGCCTTTTgctcctggatttcattgctttcagctcctggtacCAGTGACCTCTTCTCTGAGATTCTATGAGTCCTCTCTTAGCAGCTCTGTAACTTTTTTCCCTCTGGGCTTCCTCTGTCATTTATCCTCTCAGAACAGAAtccagcaaaaggattaagaccctccttgaatgggctgggtcacgtatcaattgaaataacctaatcaaaaggtcccacccataataggtgtGTCCCAGAgggatgggttaaaagaacattgcctttcctggggtacctaacagcttcCAAACTATTGCAATTAGTGGGATCCATTTGTTAAAATGGATGAaacaatattgatacattattggTAACATAAGTCCAAAGTTTACACATGAGTTCACTGTGTGTACCATTCTATGGCTATCGACAAATGCAAAATGTCATTtatccaccattacagtatcaGACAGAACAGTTTCACTATCCTAAAATGCCCTGTTCTCCACCTATTCATACACCCGATCTCTTTATTGTctccatagttttgccttttcccgACGTCATATAGTTGGAACCAAACAGTATGTAGCATTTTCAGattggtttcttttatttaacaACATGCGTTTAAGTCTCTCCCACATCTTCTCATGGCTTGAGAGTTCGTTTCTTTTATTCATAGAATATTCCATACATGA contains:
- the LOC143649706 gene encoding olfactory receptor 10H1-like; the protein is MQGANRSALPEFTLVGFSTFPWQLLPAFFLLFLLMYLFTLLGNLLIVVTIWSERSLHTPMYLFLCALSISEVLYTFTIIPRMLADLLSSRHSIAFLACASQMFFAFTFGFTHSFLLTVMGYDRYVAICHPLHYHVLMSPRVCACLAAWSWAGGSVLGLMVTTSVFHLTFCGPHEVHHFACHVLPLLKLACGDDVPVVAMGMGLMCITVLLGCFILILLSYAFIVTTIVRIPSAEGRRKAFSTCASHLTVVVVHYSFASFIYVKPKGPQSMEGDTLMGTTYTVLTPFLSPIIFSLRNKELKIAMRKTFLSKLCSEKS